Proteins found in one Brevibacillus brevis genomic segment:
- a CDS encoding YisL family protein → MNFLPYKALIEAHVGSWEVAFVLLIVAYILYRVGKAKAGKIVHMLLRLMMVIILVSGAWMLFVGHATDFYYYVKGIIAVIAFGLMEMSLGKAKRQEGSIGFFIGCIVVLVLVILLGYRVFM, encoded by the coding sequence TTGAATTTTTTGCCGTACAAAGCGTTAATTGAAGCGCATGTGGGTAGCTGGGAAGTCGCATTCGTGCTCTTGATCGTTGCCTACATCCTGTATCGCGTGGGCAAAGCAAAAGCAGGCAAGATCGTACATATGCTGCTCAGACTCATGATGGTCATCATTCTTGTATCGGGAGCTTGGATGCTTTTCGTGGGTCACGCAACAGATTTCTATTACTACGTGAAGGGCATCATCGCGGTTATCGCCTTTGGTTTGATGGAAATGTCCCTGGGCAAAGCAAAGAGACAAGAAGGCAGCATCGGCTTCTTTATCGGCTGTATTGTCGTTTTGGTGCTGGTTATTCTGCTTGGCTATCGCGTATTTATGTAA
- a CDS encoding proline racemase family protein, which yields MHINQLFTTIEAHTGGEPLRIITGGIPPLAGKTILEKRRYFREELDHIRRVLMYEPRGHHGMYGCVITEPVSPDATFGVLFMHNEGYSTMCGHGIIAVVTAAIETGILRRKDSTERIVIDSPAGRIIAHATVKESLVHSVSFENVPSFVLAQDVSIEWGGRTFSVDISFGGAFYAVVQADDLGVQVDIEQLAELQEWGRRIKEQIEAKMEVVHPLEPELKGIYGVIISDKPRVEGSDLRNVTIFADKQIDRSPCGTGTAARVATLHARGKLALGESFVHEGIVGSQFIGKVVATTQVGSYPAVIPSIEGKAFITGLHQFVVDPTDPLKDGFLLR from the coding sequence ATGCACATCAATCAGTTGTTTACGACGATCGAGGCCCATACCGGAGGGGAGCCGCTGCGCATCATAACAGGCGGCATCCCACCGCTCGCGGGCAAGACGATTCTGGAGAAGCGACGATACTTTCGGGAGGAGCTGGACCATATCCGGCGCGTACTCATGTATGAACCGCGCGGGCATCATGGTATGTACGGGTGTGTCATAACAGAGCCCGTCAGCCCGGATGCGACATTTGGAGTGCTGTTCATGCATAACGAGGGCTACAGTACAATGTGCGGGCATGGAATCATTGCGGTAGTGACGGCCGCCATTGAGACTGGAATACTTCGGCGAAAAGATTCAACAGAGCGTATTGTGATTGACAGTCCGGCAGGAAGAATCATTGCACACGCCACTGTGAAAGAATCGCTGGTTCATTCCGTCTCGTTTGAAAATGTCCCCTCCTTTGTTTTGGCACAGGACGTTTCTATTGAGTGGGGAGGACGTACTTTTTCTGTGGACATTTCTTTTGGCGGAGCATTCTATGCAGTAGTACAAGCGGATGATCTCGGGGTTCAGGTGGATATTGAACAATTGGCAGAGCTGCAAGAGTGGGGCAGACGAATCAAGGAACAAATCGAGGCGAAAATGGAGGTCGTTCATCCGTTGGAGCCTGAGCTCAAAGGAATTTACGGGGTGATTATCTCGGATAAGCCGAGAGTGGAAGGATCAGACCTGCGCAACGTGACGATTTTCGCCGACAAGCAGATCGATCGCTCCCCATGCGGTACAGGTACTGCGGCTCGCGTAGCCACCTTGCATGCACGAGGCAAGCTGGCTCTTGGAGAATCGTTTGTCCATGAAGGAATTGTCGGAAGCCAGTTTATCGGCAAGGTGGTAGCAACCACGCAGGTGGGGAGTTATCCGGCCGTCATCCCGAGCATAGAAGGAAAGGCGTTTATCACAGGTCTGCATCAATTTGTCGTTGACCCTACCGACCCACTGAAAGACGGATTTTTACTGCGATAG
- a CDS encoding aldehyde dehydrogenase family protein, which produces MHSKNWIGGEWMTPSGKELTVKNPSRITEEVGVLHLSDRSHVFAAEQAARAAQIGWAKQTGAARGEILFQMAATLEANADSLAQLASREMGKQLGEMRGEVARGVSLLRYYAGEGMRSNGNLIPSSDTNVLQYSRRVPLGVVAVITPWNFPVAIPIWKIAPALICGNTVIWKPAENGSLTATRLAEIFAETKLPAGVLNLVIGKGREIGNTLTNEAEVDAVSFTGSSETGRQIAIACAGRNMKYQTEMGGKNAAVILADADLDKTVPILLSGAFRSAGQKCTATSRIIVEKAIYQPLVERLKSAMETCRVGDASDLEAYLGPVASAAQFETVGQYIALANEEASVIAQSPSYAKEEQGYYIRPQIVEGVAADHRLVQEEVFGPLAVLLTADGFDEAVQLCNQSVYGLSASLFTRDLASAHRFLDVAQAGMVRVNQETAGVEYQAPFGGMKLSSSHTREQGQAALDFYSTTKTCAIKYAW; this is translated from the coding sequence ATGCACAGCAAAAACTGGATTGGCGGCGAATGGATGACGCCGTCAGGGAAGGAACTAACGGTCAAAAACCCGTCGCGTATCACAGAAGAAGTCGGCGTTCTGCATCTGTCTGATCGGTCACATGTTTTTGCCGCTGAACAGGCAGCTCGTGCGGCACAGATCGGTTGGGCAAAACAAACGGGGGCGGCTCGTGGCGAAATCCTTTTTCAAATGGCTGCCACATTAGAAGCAAATGCAGATAGCTTGGCACAGCTGGCAAGCCGGGAAATGGGCAAGCAGCTTGGCGAGATGCGCGGAGAAGTGGCGCGCGGGGTCAGTCTGTTGCGCTATTATGCTGGAGAGGGGATGCGTTCCAACGGCAACCTGATTCCTTCTTCAGATACGAATGTTCTGCAATACAGCCGTCGTGTCCCACTCGGAGTCGTGGCGGTCATCACACCATGGAACTTTCCTGTTGCGATCCCCATCTGGAAAATCGCCCCTGCACTCATTTGCGGGAACACAGTCATCTGGAAGCCAGCGGAAAATGGCTCGCTCACGGCGACACGACTGGCTGAAATATTTGCGGAAACGAAGCTGCCTGCGGGTGTGCTGAATCTGGTGATTGGCAAGGGCCGAGAGATCGGAAATACACTCACGAATGAAGCCGAAGTCGATGCAGTCAGCTTTACTGGCTCATCGGAAACAGGCAGACAGATTGCTATCGCATGCGCGGGTCGCAATATGAAATATCAAACCGAAATGGGCGGAAAAAATGCGGCAGTCATTTTGGCTGATGCTGATCTGGATAAAACTGTTCCGATTTTGCTCAGTGGCGCGTTTCGATCGGCTGGTCAAAAATGTACGGCAACTAGCAGGATCATTGTAGAGAAGGCGATCTATCAGCCACTGGTCGAGCGATTGAAATCAGCTATGGAGACATGCCGGGTAGGAGATGCCAGTGATCTGGAAGCGTATTTGGGTCCTGTTGCCTCGGCTGCACAGTTTGAGACGGTTGGGCAATACATCGCCTTGGCGAATGAGGAAGCGTCAGTCATTGCCCAAAGCCCCTCATATGCAAAAGAGGAGCAAGGCTATTACATCCGTCCCCAAATTGTCGAGGGTGTCGCTGCCGATCATCGCCTCGTTCAGGAGGAAGTGTTCGGACCATTGGCTGTGCTTTTGACAGCAGACGGTTTTGACGAGGCGGTGCAGCTGTGCAACCAGTCCGTGTACGGACTGAGCGCTTCGCTGTTCACCCGAGATTTGGCGAGTGCCCACCGCTTCTTGGATGTGGCGCAGGCGGGGATGGTTCGGGTCAATCAGGAGACGGCAGGTGTAGAATACCAGGCTCCATTTGGCGGCATGAAGCTGTCCAGCTCACATACACGGGAGCAGGGTCAGGCGGCGCTTGATTTCTACAGTACAACGAAAACATGCGCGATCAAATACGCGTGGTGA
- a CDS encoding dihydrodipicolinate synthase family protein produces the protein MARFEGVYVAIVTPFTNDYEVDYKRLAELCDWLIQEGVDGLVPSGSLGEYATMTGEERAKVIHTVIAAAKGRVPVVVGSAAPSTRQAVEWVQFSKDAGAAGVMALPPINYKPLENEVFAHYEALNTVGLPIIAYNNPHDYKIDLTPDILGRLAKFENIVAVKEFSGDVRRMQDILAQTDLEVMVGVDDLVMEGGLIGATGWISGVPNALPKEGVELFRLARAGKLGEAQALYRRLLPLFHYDASPQLVQSIKYMMELANFPVGPTRPPRLPLSEEYYAGIKKAFDYAVGAASGR, from the coding sequence ATGGCAAGATTTGAAGGAGTGTACGTGGCGATTGTCACGCCGTTTACAAACGATTATGAGGTGGATTACAAACGTTTGGCGGAATTGTGTGACTGGTTGATTCAGGAGGGAGTAGACGGACTGGTTCCGTCGGGTTCGCTGGGGGAATACGCGACAATGACAGGAGAGGAGCGGGCAAAAGTCATTCATACCGTGATCGCTGCCGCAAAAGGTAGAGTTCCGGTAGTCGTAGGATCTGCTGCACCGTCTACCCGCCAAGCAGTGGAATGGGTGCAATTCTCCAAGGATGCGGGAGCAGCAGGCGTGATGGCCTTGCCTCCGATTAACTACAAGCCATTGGAAAATGAAGTGTTTGCTCACTACGAGGCACTGAACACTGTCGGGCTTCCGATTATTGCCTATAACAATCCTCACGACTACAAAATCGACCTGACACCGGACATTTTGGGAAGACTGGCGAAGTTCGAAAATATCGTCGCTGTGAAAGAATTCTCCGGCGACGTGCGCCGCATGCAGGACATTCTCGCCCAGACGGATCTGGAAGTTATGGTCGGTGTAGATGATCTCGTCATGGAGGGCGGCTTGATTGGGGCGACAGGTTGGATTTCGGGTGTGCCGAATGCGCTGCCGAAAGAAGGTGTGGAGCTGTTCCGTCTTGCACGGGCAGGCAAGCTCGGCGAAGCACAAGCGCTTTATCGTCGTTTGTTGCCGCTGTTCCACTATGATGCGAGTCCACAATTGGTACAGTCGATCAAATACATGATGGAGCTGGCGAATTTCCCGGTGGGACCGACTCGTCCGCCACGTCTGCCGCTGTCTGAAGAATATTATGCAGGCATTAAAAAGGCGTTTGACTACGCAGTCGGCGCTGCAAGTGGACGATAA
- a CDS encoding 4-hydroxyproline epimerase, with the protein MKATRVFTTIDTHTGGNPTRTVISGLPKLTGTTMGEKMLQMKDEYDWIRTFLMYEPRGHDVMSGALIVDPCHPDADVGVIYIETGGYLPMCGHDTIGLCTALVETGMIPVTEPLTRLTLDTPAGLVEVDIRVEGGKAKEVSFVNIPAFLYQKDVTVEVEGIGAVTCDIAYGGNFYAITDARKLHLELTPAHASTIVDTAVTIRKAINQAMEIVHPAKPFIRGLTHVEFYTAPDNPGADVKNTVVVPPGGIDRSPCGTGTSAKLATLFAKGEIGIDEPFVHESIVGSLFTGRVLQVTEEGGLPAVITRIAGSAWLMGKHTIFYNPEDELANGFLLIPAATDH; encoded by the coding sequence ATGAAAGCAACGAGGGTGTTTACCACCATTGACACACATACCGGGGGAAACCCTACCCGCACGGTAATCAGTGGTCTGCCAAAGCTTACCGGAACCACGATGGGAGAAAAAATGCTCCAGATGAAGGACGAGTACGACTGGATTCGCACGTTTTTGATGTATGAGCCGCGCGGGCATGATGTGATGTCCGGGGCCTTGATCGTTGATCCATGCCATCCAGATGCGGATGTAGGAGTGATCTATATCGAGACAGGCGGATACTTGCCGATGTGTGGCCACGATACGATCGGTCTATGTACCGCTCTGGTAGAGACAGGCATGATCCCCGTGACGGAGCCGCTGACAAGGCTAACGCTCGATACCCCAGCAGGATTGGTCGAGGTAGATATACGGGTAGAGGGAGGGAAAGCAAAGGAAGTATCATTTGTGAACATTCCAGCCTTCCTCTATCAAAAAGATGTGACTGTTGAAGTAGAAGGAATTGGAGCGGTGACCTGCGATATTGCGTACGGTGGAAACTTTTATGCCATCACCGATGCACGCAAGCTCCATCTCGAACTGACGCCAGCCCATGCATCCACCATTGTCGATACGGCCGTTACGATTCGAAAAGCGATTAATCAGGCGATGGAGATCGTTCATCCAGCGAAGCCGTTTATTCGCGGACTGACCCATGTGGAGTTCTATACGGCTCCAGACAATCCGGGAGCGGATGTGAAAAATACCGTCGTCGTACCGCCGGGCGGAATAGACCGATCGCCATGTGGAACAGGCACTTCCGCCAAGCTGGCGACTTTGTTTGCCAAAGGGGAGATCGGGATAGACGAACCGTTTGTGCACGAGAGTATCGTCGGTTCTCTGTTTACAGGAAGAGTGCTACAGGTGACGGAGGAAGGGGGGCTACCTGCTGTCATCACCCGAATTGCAGGCTCGGCCTGGCTGATGGGCAAACATACGATTTTTTACAATCCGGAAGACGAGCTGGCGAATGGTTTTTTGCTCATCCCAGCCGCCACTGATCATTAA
- a CDS encoding NAD(P)/FAD-dependent oxidoreductase — protein MTVQTHAQIAVIGGGIIGAAIAYYAAKAGLDVVVLEKSELASGTSSRCDGNILAIDKDPGFDSQMSLKSQMLVDQLSRELGHTFEYRAPGSILVCESEAEMEAAHEWVRRQKEAGLPFRMLDRADIRQESPYFADDLLGGLECATDSTVNPYMLTFALFEEAKKHGARIMRRTEVKSLRRDQATGTFHIGLGTGSMTAKQVVNAAGVWAPVIGQMVGVDIPIVPRKGHLIVASRQMPVGVRKVMEFGYLISKFGGVRQVDEETEKYGVALVFEPTESQNFLIGSSRQFVGFDTRIDLNVIRCMARRALRFYPKIADFAIIRTYCGLRPWTEDHLPIISRVEEVPGYFIAAGHEGDGISLAAVTGKLVSEMLIDQTDTIIPTEPLRLDRFTKKGVLHP, from the coding sequence ATGACAGTACAAACCCATGCGCAGATTGCGGTAATCGGCGGTGGCATCATCGGCGCGGCGATTGCGTATTACGCTGCGAAGGCTGGATTGGATGTCGTTGTCCTGGAAAAAAGCGAGCTGGCATCGGGGACGTCCTCGCGCTGTGACGGAAATATTTTGGCGATCGACAAGGACCCCGGCTTTGACAGTCAGATGTCCCTGAAAAGCCAGATGCTCGTTGATCAGCTAAGCCGGGAGCTGGGCCATACGTTTGAATATCGGGCACCGGGGAGCATTCTCGTCTGCGAATCTGAGGCTGAGATGGAAGCCGCTCATGAATGGGTGCGACGGCAAAAAGAAGCAGGATTGCCGTTTCGGATGCTGGATAGGGCGGATATTCGGCAGGAGTCGCCTTACTTTGCAGACGACTTGCTGGGAGGCTTGGAGTGCGCCACCGATTCCACCGTCAATCCGTACATGCTGACCTTTGCCCTGTTTGAAGAAGCGAAAAAGCATGGAGCGAGGATTATGCGGCGTACAGAGGTTAAGTCGCTCAGACGTGATCAGGCGACGGGAACGTTTCACATCGGGCTTGGTACAGGCAGCATGACAGCCAAGCAGGTCGTCAACGCAGCGGGGGTGTGGGCGCCAGTCATTGGCCAAATGGTCGGGGTTGACATTCCGATTGTTCCGCGCAAAGGGCATTTGATCGTCGCCTCGAGACAGATGCCTGTCGGCGTACGAAAGGTGATGGAGTTCGGCTATCTCATCTCGAAGTTTGGCGGCGTGCGACAAGTAGACGAGGAGACAGAGAAGTACGGAGTCGCGCTCGTTTTTGAACCGACAGAAAGCCAGAACTTCTTGATTGGCTCCAGTCGTCAGTTTGTGGGCTTCGACACGCGGATTGATCTGAATGTAATCAGATGCATGGCGAGAAGAGCACTGCGCTTTTACCCGAAGATCGCAGACTTCGCCATCATCCGCACCTATTGCGGTTTGCGCCCGTGGACAGAGGATCACTTGCCAATTATTTCTCGCGTAGAGGAAGTACCCGGTTACTTTATCGCGGCTGGTCATGAAGGAGATGGAATCAGTCTGGCTGCCGTCACAGGCAAGCTGGTGTCCGAGATGCTGATCGATCAGACAGACACAATCATTCCGACAGAGCCGCTGCGCTTGGACCGGTTTACGAAAAAAGGAGTGTTGCATCCATGA
- a CDS encoding sigma-54 interaction domain-containing protein, with the protein MRIFNDQELLPPQLDETIPVFAQRQTNWYVADSSHFTAHLTIDCTQAPWEPTAVTILDSTLADAIRLLATHNYLLIEKQPGVPVGYLHRGAVMQAIFSSYEILEAYFETMIKTMDASISVIDEKARVMVWTEGAERIFSLKAKETIGRPITEFFPLEMLETLKSLQSGQSLYRHQHQPREDLVVLINTNPIYLHDKIIGAVAAETDITSQVRLNQELLNANKKVNHLQQEMAKLSPTPDPFAQIKGTSLPIRHIKSMIQKLSATQATVLITGESGVGKELFAKAVHDVREGSNAPFIAINCGAISPTLFESELFGYEKGAFSGADQKGKKGMIELARGGTLFLDEVGEMPLDMQVKLLRVLQEKKYYSVGGTKQIEADFRVVAATNKNLEEVVKEGKFRQDLFYRLNVVTLKIPPLRERIEDTIELAHFFLYEFSLRYNRPIHAISQNVMQNLLQYDWPGNIRELRNAIERLVVFATDGIIKEEDLPYSLQGQTKQVPIELPPDLFSLQEEIEAHERRVILRAIELENGNKQAAAKRLGISRATLYNKLGK; encoded by the coding sequence ATGCGGATTTTCAACGATCAAGAGCTTCTCCCTCCTCAGTTGGACGAAACCATTCCTGTATTTGCCCAGCGTCAAACCAACTGGTATGTCGCCGATTCCTCTCATTTCACCGCCCATTTGACGATCGATTGCACACAAGCCCCTTGGGAACCAACTGCTGTGACGATACTGGATTCAACATTAGCCGATGCCATCCGTCTGCTAGCTACTCACAACTACCTCCTGATCGAAAAACAGCCTGGAGTCCCTGTCGGCTACCTTCATCGAGGTGCAGTCATGCAAGCCATTTTTTCCTCGTACGAGATCTTGGAAGCGTATTTCGAGACGATGATCAAAACCATGGATGCCTCCATATCGGTCATCGATGAAAAAGCGCGTGTGATGGTTTGGACAGAAGGCGCTGAACGAATCTTTTCCTTGAAAGCAAAAGAAACGATTGGTCGCCCGATCACCGAATTTTTCCCGCTCGAAATGCTCGAAACACTCAAATCTCTGCAAAGCGGACAGTCTCTCTACCGTCATCAGCATCAGCCACGTGAGGATCTCGTCGTGCTCATCAATACCAATCCGATCTATTTGCATGACAAAATCATCGGTGCTGTTGCGGCGGAAACCGACATCACGAGCCAAGTCCGACTGAACCAGGAGCTGTTGAACGCCAATAAAAAAGTGAATCACTTGCAGCAAGAAATGGCGAAGCTCAGTCCGACGCCCGATCCATTTGCACAGATCAAGGGAACGAGCCTCCCCATTCGCCATATCAAGTCCATGATCCAAAAGCTCAGTGCTACACAAGCAACCGTCTTGATCACAGGGGAAAGCGGCGTCGGCAAGGAGCTTTTCGCCAAAGCCGTGCATGATGTGCGGGAAGGCTCCAATGCGCCCTTTATCGCCATCAACTGCGGCGCAATTTCGCCTACTTTGTTTGAAAGCGAGCTGTTCGGATACGAGAAAGGTGCCTTTTCTGGTGCGGATCAAAAAGGAAAAAAGGGAATGATTGAGCTGGCACGTGGAGGAACGCTGTTTCTCGACGAGGTAGGAGAAATGCCGCTCGATATGCAAGTGAAGCTGCTTCGCGTGCTTCAAGAGAAAAAGTATTATTCGGTCGGAGGGACCAAGCAGATTGAGGCGGATTTCCGCGTGGTTGCCGCCACGAATAAAAATTTGGAGGAGGTAGTGAAGGAAGGGAAGTTTCGCCAAGACTTGTTCTATCGGCTCAATGTCGTGACGCTAAAAATTCCTCCACTTCGAGAACGCATTGAAGATACGATTGAGCTCGCCCACTTTTTTCTCTATGAATTCTCTTTACGTTACAACCGACCCATTCATGCCATCTCGCAAAATGTGATGCAAAACTTGCTTCAATACGACTGGCCAGGCAACATTCGCGAGCTGCGAAATGCCATTGAACGATTGGTAGTATTTGCGACAGACGGCATTATCAAAGAAGAAGATTTGCCGTATTCCTTGCAAGGTCAGACGAAACAGGTACCGATTGAGCTCCCGCCTGATCTCTTTTCCTTGCAAGAGGAAATCGAGGCACACGAGCGCCGTGTCATATTGCGCGCCATCGAGCTGGAAAACGGCAACAAGCAAGCCGCTGCGAAAAGACTTGGCATATCGCGAGCCACTCTGTATAACAAATTGGGGAAGTAA
- a CDS encoding ABC transporter ATP-binding protein has product MTPLLTISGIHSFYGKIEALKGIDLHVHEGEIVALLGSNGAGKSTTLKTISGIVRPSRGDVLLHGQSLVGWAPHQIVEAGIIHVPEGRRIFSGLTVRENLELGGFTQRKEKAVMAEGIEQAFTLFPRLKERSEQMGGTLSGGEQQMLAICRGLMARPKLLMLDEPSMGLAPIIVVEIMNIIREINRQGTTILLIEQNAKAALKLAHRGYVMETGRIVMENKADVLRADDSIVKAYLGA; this is encoded by the coding sequence ATGACACCACTTTTGACAATCAGCGGAATTCATTCGTTTTACGGTAAAATTGAAGCGCTTAAAGGCATCGACCTGCACGTGCATGAAGGAGAGATTGTCGCACTGCTAGGCAGCAATGGTGCGGGCAAGAGCACAACACTCAAAACGATTTCCGGAATCGTTCGACCAAGCCGTGGAGACGTCTTGCTTCATGGACAGAGTCTCGTGGGTTGGGCCCCTCACCAAATTGTCGAGGCAGGCATCATCCATGTACCAGAAGGCAGGCGGATTTTTTCTGGTTTGACCGTGCGTGAAAATTTGGAGCTAGGCGGTTTTACACAGAGAAAAGAGAAGGCAGTTATGGCAGAGGGGATTGAGCAGGCTTTCACGCTGTTCCCCCGATTGAAGGAGCGGAGTGAACAAATGGGAGGAACGCTGAGCGGAGGCGAGCAGCAAATGCTCGCAATCTGTCGCGGTCTTATGGCACGTCCAAAGCTCTTGATGCTAGATGAGCCGTCGATGGGACTCGCCCCGATTATTGTGGTTGAGATCATGAATATCATCAGGGAAATAAACAGGCAAGGCACGACGATCCTTTTGATCGAACAAAATGCCAAGGCAGCGTTGAAGCTTGCTCATCGCGGCTATGTAATGGAGACAGGGCGAATCGTCATGGAAAATAAGGCAGACGTTCTCAGGGCAGACGATTCGATCGTCAAGGCGTATTTGGGTGCGTAG
- a CDS encoding ABC transporter ATP-binding protein, with translation MTSSLTVKNVTLKFGGLTAVNDLSFAISPGSISSLIGPNGAGKTSVFNMITGFYRPTAGQIILEGNQLVGKKPSQITLLGMARTFQNLRLFPNLTVLDNVKSGMHSRTSQTVWGALWQTREQHREEQLIEDTARDCLRFVGMEDSCWRIAKNLPYGAQRYLEIARALATKPRVLLLDEPAAGLNYEEKEDLIALIKRIRTHYELTVLIIEHDMGLIKKISEKVIVLDYGQKIAEGTPEDVLSNPRVVEAYLGKEDEAI, from the coding sequence ATGACGTCAAGCTTGACAGTGAAAAATGTAACGCTTAAATTCGGCGGTCTGACTGCGGTAAACGATCTGTCTTTTGCTATCAGCCCAGGCTCGATCAGCAGTCTCATTGGCCCGAATGGAGCGGGGAAAACATCCGTCTTCAACATGATCACCGGATTTTACCGTCCGACAGCGGGGCAGATCATTCTTGAAGGCAACCAGCTCGTGGGAAAAAAGCCAAGCCAAATCACACTGCTCGGTATGGCGCGAACGTTTCAAAACTTGCGGCTGTTTCCGAATTTGACGGTCTTGGATAATGTCAAATCAGGCATGCACAGCCGCACGAGCCAAACCGTCTGGGGAGCACTATGGCAGACTAGGGAACAGCACCGAGAGGAACAGTTGATCGAGGATACGGCAAGGGACTGCCTTCGTTTCGTGGGGATGGAAGACAGTTGCTGGCGCATTGCGAAAAACTTGCCGTACGGCGCCCAGCGTTATTTGGAGATCGCGCGGGCCTTAGCTACCAAGCCGCGGGTGTTGCTGCTTGATGAGCCTGCTGCGGGGCTGAATTATGAGGAGAAGGAAGACCTGATTGCTTTGATCAAGCGAATCCGCACCCATTACGAGTTGACAGTGCTGATCATCGAGCACGATATGGGGTTGATCAAAAAAATCTCGGAAAAAGTAATCGTCCTCGACTACGGACAGAAGATCGCAGAGGGAACTCCCGAGGATGTGCTCAGCAATCCGCGTGTCGTAGAAGCCTACCTGGGCAAGGAGGACGAGGCGATATGA
- a CDS encoding branched-chain amino acid ABC transporter permease produces MNPSRKKIAVVLLLAVACVLPFLSNNYWLDVATLAFFYVVLAQGLNVVVGFAGLLDLGYAAFFAVGAYTTGILMTVYQWSFWLTLPVSMAFAAIVGVIIGAPTLRLRSDYLAIVTLGFGEIIRILAINLTITGSASGIYGIPRPSIGSYVLGGQTDFYYLILIIAVLVVVAVKRLGTSRIGRAWMYIREDEDAAEAMGINRINMKLLAYSIGAVIGSLAGSVFAVKMSAIAPLSFSFTQSIMILLAVVLGGLGSIPGVVLGAVLVIALPELLRSVEDWRYLIFGAALVAMMLFRPQGLWPARYEMKQGARRGETEEATEGGSSNDVKLDSEKCNA; encoded by the coding sequence ATGAATCCATCTCGAAAAAAAATCGCTGTTGTCCTGTTGCTCGCCGTCGCGTGTGTACTCCCTTTTCTGTCCAATAACTACTGGCTGGATGTTGCGACACTTGCCTTTTTCTACGTTGTCTTGGCGCAGGGGCTAAATGTGGTAGTCGGTTTTGCCGGATTACTCGACTTGGGCTACGCCGCCTTTTTTGCCGTAGGTGCTTATACGACAGGCATTCTGATGACGGTATATCAATGGTCGTTTTGGCTTACCTTGCCTGTGTCCATGGCATTTGCGGCTATTGTGGGTGTGATCATCGGAGCGCCGACACTTCGGTTGCGCAGTGACTACCTGGCAATCGTCACCCTCGGTTTTGGGGAAATTATTCGTATTTTAGCGATCAATCTTACTATTACCGGATCAGCTTCAGGTATTTACGGAATCCCGCGCCCTTCTATTGGGAGTTATGTGCTTGGCGGCCAGACCGATTTTTACTATTTGATCTTGATCATTGCTGTTTTGGTGGTGGTGGCTGTCAAACGGTTGGGCACATCCCGCATCGGCAGGGCGTGGATGTATATTCGTGAGGACGAGGATGCTGCGGAGGCGATGGGCATTAACCGGATTAATATGAAGCTGTTGGCGTATTCGATCGGAGCTGTCATCGGGAGTCTGGCTGGTTCTGTTTTTGCTGTCAAAATGAGTGCGATTGCGCCGCTCAGCTTTAGCTTTACCCAGTCCATCATGATTCTTTTGGCAGTGGTACTGGGGGGCTTGGGCAGCATTCCCGGTGTCGTCTTGGGCGCCGTGCTGGTCATTGCCTTGCCGGAGCTGCTGCGTTCCGTGGAAGATTGGCGGTATTTGATCTTCGGTGCAGCGCTGGTCGCCATGATGCTGTTTCGCCCACAAGGACTGTGGCCAGCACGCTATGAGATGAAACAAGGAGCTAGACGTGGCGAGACCGAGGAGGCTACGGAAGGGGGCAGCAGTAATGACGTCAAGCTTGACAGTGAAAAATGTAACGCTTAA